TGGTTTTACGAACCAGAAGCACCGTTTCGACGAGAAGCAGGAACTTTTATTCTGCGATGTGAGATTCCTAAATTTAGGCTCTACATGGGTTCGTACAGCTTAACAACATGGTTTTCTGAGCGCCGCAGCAGTACTCTGCTAGAAAATCTCACGGAAATTTGCCCGTTTGAGGTCACGATGCACAATTTTGAGCGTCAAGAGTATGAATGGCAAGCTGATGAGTGTATTTACTTAGAAGATGCTGTTTGGAAAACTGTTGAAAAGTATTAATTTAGGTTTAGTTAAATAGGCAGATCAGTAATGGCAGTAAATGATGATGTCAAGTTGGGTAACAACGTCAAAATTTTTCATCCTCATCTCGTGAACCTCTATGGTTGCGTTATTGGTGATGACACGAAAATTGGTACTTTTGTCGAGCTTCAGAAAAATGTCATTGTAGGTAGTCGATGTAAAATTTCATCACACAGCTTCCTCTGTGAAGGCGTTATCCTTGAAGATGAAGTGTTTATTGGTCATGGAGTTATGTTCACCAATGACCTTTATCCGCGTGCGGCCAATGAAGATGGTAGTTTGAAAACAGAAGATGACTGGTATGCAGTCAAGACTCTAGTAAAGCGCTGTGCATCTATTGGTAGTAACGCTACCATCTGTCCCGGGGTAACTATAGGAGAAAAAGCCATAATTGGGGCTGGGGCAGTAGTGACTCGTGATGTTCCTGACTATGCAATTGTAGCGGGAGTGCCAGCTCGAATCATCGGTGATGTCCGCGATCGCTGCCAAAACTCACAAATGACAGCTAGTATTTTGAGCTAATATCAATTATGTGTAAACTTGAGATAAATCAACGCTAGTAGGAATCCAGATAGTAAGGTGATTTCAGACTGTAAATTGCACTATTTTAATCTGTTATAAAAATTCACCGCCCTTGATTATGAATCTCAGCATATATATTGCTGAGATTTCTTATTCAAATCATTACGTAAGTAGTAATATTTACGCATGTATAAAAAAATTTTTTTTGGTATTCTGTAATCAGTCAGTTATTAAACTACTTTTTGCAATGATTACCAAATCAGGCTTATCCTACCAGAAATTTGTTAATTCCAAACTAGCATGTTGTCTAGCTTCTGTTGTG
Above is a window of Nostoc sp. UHCC 0702 DNA encoding:
- a CDS encoding N-acetyltransferase; the encoded protein is MAVNDDVKLGNNVKIFHPHLVNLYGCVIGDDTKIGTFVELQKNVIVGSRCKISSHSFLCEGVILEDEVFIGHGVMFTNDLYPRAANEDGSLKTEDDWYAVKTLVKRCASIGSNATICPGVTIGEKAIIGAGAVVTRDVPDYAIVAGVPARIIGDVRDRCQNSQMTASILS